In Rhodanobacter humi, the genomic stretch TGCTCGCGGCGCGGCCATGTGCCAGCAGGCGTTCGCGCAGACTGTCGAGGCCGGCCACGCCCATGTACACCGCGAGCGTCTGGCGCTCCTGCGCCAGGGCGCGCCAGTCCAGCGTGTCCAGCGAATCGCGGCAGTGCGCGGTGACGAAGCGCACCGATTGCGCGTGATCGCGATGGGTCAGCGGCACGCCGGCGTGCGCGGCGCAGGCCAGTGCAGCGGTGACGCCGGGCACCACTTCATAGGGAATGCCGTGCTCGCGCAGGAATTCCAGCTCCTCGCCGCCGCGGCCGAACACGAACGGGTCGCCGCCCTTCAGCCGCACCACGCGGCGGCCCGCTTTCGCATGTTCGAGCAACAGCGCGTGGATCTCGTCCTGGGTGGCGTGATGCTTGCCCGCCTGCTTGCCCACCTCGATGCGCTCGGCGTCGCGACGTGCCAGTTCCAGCACCTCGGCGCTCACCAGGCGGTCGTGAAGGATCACGTCGGCCTCGTTCAACGCACGCAGGCCACGCAGGGTCAGCAGGCCCGGATCGCCGGGGCCGGCGCCCACCAGCACCACCGAACCCGTGGCCGCAGCAGGCGCCACCAGCAAGGCCTGCTCGGCCGCCTCGGCGGCCTGCTTCGGCTGGCCGCTGCGCAACAGCGCGGCCACCGGTCCGTCGAACAGCGCCGTGTAGAAACGCCGCCGCGCCGCGAGATCGGGATGGCGGCGCCGGATGCGCTTGCGCAGCCGCGCCGCCAACGTTGCCAGCGGACCCAGTGAATGATCGAGCAGGGTTTCCAGCCGCTCGCGCACCAGCCGCGCCAGCATCGGCGCGGCGCCGCCGCTGGAGATCGCCACCACCAGCGGCGCACGGTCGATCACCGCGGGCACCTGGAAGCTGGACAGCTCGGCGTCGTCCACCACGTTGACAAAGATGCGCTGCAGGCCGGCCAGCTCGGCGACACGGGCATTCAGCGCGCGGTCGGCGGTGGCCGCCACCACCAGCCACACGTAGTCCAGCCAGCCCGGCGCGAACTCGCCGGCGCGGTGCGCGATGCGCCCCTGCCGCGCCCAGCGCTGCAGCTGCGGCGTCAGCTCGGGCGCACCCACCGTCACCTGCGCGCCTGCCGCCAGCAAGGCGGCGGCCTTGCGCTCGGCCACGGCGCCCCCGCCCACCACCAGTACGGCGCGACGGGAGAGATCGGCGAACAAGGGATACAGCTTCATGGCGGGGATTCGGTGGCATGACCTTGGAACGGGTCACGCTACGCAGCGCGCCCCGCCGGCGGAAATGACGATCGCGCCGGTGCATATGCCGGTGCGGCATGAATTCATGAATACAGCCCGCGAGACAGAGACATGGATGGCCCTGCCTTGATGAGCGGGAAAGAGGCGATCGTGGAAAGGGTTCGAACTTGCTGCGGCACTTCGCTCCGCCCGAACCCTCTCCCGGCTGTCGCCACCCTCTCCCGGAGGGAGAGGGGATCGTCATCCAGCTCCGCGCTCATTCAAACTTAGCTATCTCGGTAATTTATGAACGTTTATACGTATAGACGTCCGAACAAAAATGCATATACACTCGGCCGCATGGCCATCACCCATGTCGAATCCAGCCCTTCCAGCGGCCGCCTCATGCGGACCCGGACGATGCGATGTATGCGTGCGCAATCCCCTGCCACGCCACATCGCCCATCGTCCTGACTCCCTGGATCGCCATGACCCTGACCCAACTGCGCTACCTCGTCGCCATCGCCGACTGCCGCCTCAACATCACCGCCGCCGCCGAACACGTGCATGCCACCCAGCCTGGGGTGAGCAAGCAGCTCAAGCAACTGGAGGACGAGCTCGGCCTGCAATTGTTCATCCGCAAGGGCAAGAGCCTGGACACGATCACCGACGCCGGCGTGCGGGTGATCGAGCGGGCGCGGCTGATCCTGGCCGAGGCGCTGAACATCCGCTCGATCGCCGCGAACCTGCGCAACGAGGCGCACGGCGAGCTGCGCATCGCCACCACGCACACCCAGGCGCGCTTCGCCCTGCCCGGCTCGATCGCCGCGCTGAACCGGCGCTACCCGCAGGTCAGCGTGCACCTGCAGCCCAGCGGCGACGCCGAGGTGCTGGCCCTGCTGGAAAGCGGTCGCGTCGACCTCGCCGTGGTCAGCACCTCGGGTGCGGCGCCGGCCGGCGGTGTCGCCCTGCCCGCCTATCGCTGGAGCCGGGTGGTGCTGGCGCCGCAGGATCACCCTTTGGCGACGCTGGGCCGCACGCCCACACTGGCCGAGCTGGCCGCGCAGCCGCTGGTGAGCTACGACTCCTCGAAGCGGCCGGAATCCTCGCTGCGCCGCGTCTTCGCCGCCGCCGGGCTGACGCCGCAGATCGCGATGACCGCCGCCGACGCCGACCTCATCAAGACCTACGTGCGCGCCGGACTCGGCATCGGCGTGTTGGCCGAGATGGCGCTGCAGCCGGGCGAGGACACCGACCTGCGCGTGATCCAGGCCGACGCGCTGCTGCCGCTGTGCACCACCTGGATCGTGCTGCGCAAGGACAGCGTGCTGCGCGACTACACGCTGGAATGGATCGCGCAGTTCGCGCCGCACCTGGACCGCAATGACGTGCGCCGCCTGCTCACCTTGGGCATCGTGCCGGAGACGCCGCCGCGCGTGCCGCACTGGCGCGAGCGCCAGGCAGTCGCTTAACCGAAGCCGTGTAGAAGCGCACCCCCGGATCAAATCCGGGGCAGGCTCTGTGCGCGATGGCTTTTTGAACGTTCATCCCCCCTCACCCCAACCCTCTCCCCCAACGGCTTCGCCGTTGGGGGAGAGGGAGAAAGCGGCACGACGCACGCGGCGTCCCTGCCCAGCCACGGAGTTGCTGGAGAGAGGAAGAAAGCGCGGTCACGGCAGCTCGTGCAGGCCGCACTCGCGCTTGAGCCCGAAGAAACGGGTGTCCTCGGCATCCATGCCCGGCTCCCAGCGCTGCGTGGTGTGGGTGTCGCCGATGGAGATGTAGCCCTGTTCCCACAGCGGGTGGTAGGGCAAGGCGTGCTGTTGCAGGTAGCGGCCCACGTCGCGGTCGGTCCAGTCGGCGATCGGGTGCAACTTCCAGCGGCCCGCGCCCGAGGCAGCTGGCCGCCATTCCACGTAGTCGATCGCGCGGCGGCTGCGCGACTGGTCGCGGCGCAGGCCGGCGAACCAGCCGTGCACGCCCAGTTCGGCCAGCGCGCGCTGCATCGGCTCCACCTTGCGGATGCGGTTGTAGCGGTCCAGCCCATCGATGCCCTGCTCCCACAGCTTGCCGTAGCGCGCCTCGGCCCAGGCGCGGCCGATGATGGGGCGGTAGACCTTGAGGTTGAGCGCGAGCCGTTCGCTCAGCGTGTCGACGAACTGGTAGGTCTCGGGGAACAGGTAGCCGGTGTCGATCAGGATCACCGGGATGTCCGGCGCCTGGCTGGCCAGCAGGTGCAGCGACACCGCCGCCTGCGCACCGAAGCTGGAGGACAGCGCGTGCGCGCCCGGCACGTGCGCCAGCATCCAGCGCACGCGTGCCTCGGCGTCGCACCCGGCCAGCCAGTGGTTGAGTGCGAGCAGCGCCTCGGTGCCGTTGCCGTCGGCGGGAAGCACGGGCGCGCTCATGCCAGCACCGCCATCGGGATGCGCCGCGGCTCGGCGAGCACGCCCGTGCGCAGCAGGAAGTCGCCGAAGTGTTCACCCAAGGCACGCTCGCCGGCGTAGCGCGCGAACAGGCGATCCAGCGCCTCCAGGATCGCGGCTTCGTCCACGTTCTCGCGGTAGACCTGGTTCAGCCGCTGGCCGCGGAAATCCGCGCCCAGGCGCAGGTCGTAGCGGCCGATCGCGCGCCCGACCAGGGCGATCTCGCCGAGGTAGGGCCGCGAGCAGCCGTTCGGGCAGCCGGACAGGCGCAGCAGGATCGGCGTGTCGAGCAGGCCGTGCGTGTCCAGCAGCGATTCCAATTTCGGCAGCAGTTGCGGCAGATAGCGCTCGCTCTCGGCCATCGCCAGGCCGCAGGTGGGCAGCGCCACGCAGGCGATCGCGTGGCGGCGGATGCCGCTGTAGCGGTGGTAGCCGCCCATGCCGTGCGCGGCCACGATGGCGTCGATGCGCGCGCGATCCGTCGCGGTCACGTTCGCGACGATCAGGTTCTGGTTGCAGGTGAGCCGGATGTCGCCGGTGTGTACGTGCGCGATCTCGCGCATGCCGCTGAGCCAGCGCACCTCGTCGCCGTCCAGCAGGCGGCCGGACTCCACCTGCAAGGTGAGGTGCCAGCGGCCGTCGTGGCCTTCGATCCAGCCGTAGCGGTCGCCGTTGTGGTCGAAGCGGAACGGCCGCGCCGGTTCCAGCGCGAAGCCCGCGCGCTGTTCGATCTCCGCCTTGACCTTGTCCAGCCCGTGCGTGTCGACGGTGTACTTGAAGCGCGCGTGCTTGCGCTCCTCGCGGTCGCCCCAGTCGCGCTGCACGGCGATGGCGGCCTCGGCCAGTGTGAGCAGGCGCTCGGGCGGCACGAAGCCGATCACGTCGGCGAGGCGCGGATAGGTGGTCGGATCGCCATGCGTGGCGCCCATGCCGCCGCCGATCGCCACGTTGAAACCGGCCAGCTCGCCCTGTTCGAGGATCGCGATCAGACCCAGGTCCTGCGCGAACACGTCGATGTCGTTGAGCGGCGGGATCGCCAGGCCGATCTTGAACTTGCGCGGCAGGTAGGTGGGGCCGTACAGCGGCTCGTTTTCCGCCGCCGCGGCCTCGCCCACCAACTTTTCGCCATCCAGCCAGAGCTCGTGGTAGGCGCGCGTCTTCGGCTTCAGGTGTTCGGACAGCCGCGCCGCCCAATCGTAGGCCGCCGCATGCGCCTGCGACTGCACCGGGTTGGTGTTGCACACCACGTTGCGATTGACGTCGCCGCAGGCGGCGATGGTGCTGGCCAGCGCAGCGTCGATCGCGGCGATGGTGGGCTTGAGGTTGCGCTTGATGATGCCGTGCCACTGGAAGGTCTGCCGCGTGGTGATGCGCAGGCCGCTGGAGGCGTAGTCGCTGGCGATCCGGTCGAAGGCCAGCCACTGCGCCGGCGTCATCACCCCGCCCGGCAGGCGCGCACGCACCATGAAGGCGTAGGCCGGCTCCAGCTTCTGCCGGCGGCGCTCGTCGCGGATGTCGCGGTCGTCCTGCTGGTAGCTGCCGTGGAACTTCAGCAACTTGTTGTCGTCTTCGCTGATTGCGCCGGTGGCCGGGTCGGCCAGCCCCTCGGCGATGCTGCCGCGCAGGAAGCGGCTGGCGGTCTTGATGTGTTCGAGATGGGAAGGCATGGGGATTCTCTGGAGCATCTGGGTCGCGGCTGAAGCCGCTCCTACGGCGCATGGATTGCAGGAGCAGCTCCAGCCGCGATGCTTTTCTCAATAAACATCGCGGGCGTAGCGCCCTTCCTGCAGCAGTTCGGTCAGCCAGGCACGGGCATCCTCGGCACTCAACCCGCCATGGGCGACGGCCAGCTCGACCAGCGCCTCGTGCACGTCCTTCGCCATGTGCGTCGCGTCGCCGCAGACGTAGAGGTATGCGCCCTCGCGCAACCTGGCGTAGAGTTCGCGCCCGTGTTCCCTGATCCGATCCTGTACATAGACCTTGCTGACCCCATCACGCGAGAACGCGAGATCGAGGCGATGCAAGGCGCCATCCTTGAGCGCCTGCTGCCATTCGGTCTGGTAGAGGAAGTCCTGCGCGAAATGGCGATTGCCGAAGAACAGCCAGTTGCGCCCCGCGGCACCCACGGCCTGACGCTCCTGCACGAAGGCGCGAAACGGCGCCACGCCGGTGCCCGGGCCGATCATGATGATGTCGCGCGACGGGTCGGCCGGCAGGCGGAAGCGTTCGTTGGCCTCCACGAATACCGGTACCCGTGTCTCGTCACCCGCGGCGGCGAGGAAGGCCGAGGCCGCGCCGAGATGGGCACTGCCATGCGCGTGGTAGTCCACCACGCCCACCGTGAGATGCACCTCGTCCTCGCCCACCGCCTTCGGGCTGGAGGCGATGGAGTACAGGCGCGGCGTGAGCGGGCGCAGCGCGGCGACCAGTTGCTCCGCGTTCCAGCCCACCGGGTGGCGACGCAGCAGGTCGATGGGCTGGTCGGTGTCGAGCAGGCGGGCCAGTGCCTCACGCTGCTCCGGTTCCAGCACGCGCGCCAGGTCGGCGTCGCCACTGGCGGCGGCATGCGCGGCCAGCAACGGGCGGCTGAGCCGGGTCAGTTCGCGCTCGTGGCTGAGCCAGCGCCGCAGCGGCAGGCGGCGGCCGTCATGCGCCACCTCCTGCTCGCCGTCCAGGCGCAGCTCGCGCAGCCACGCGTCCACCAGCACGGGCGGATTGCGCGGCCACACGCCCAGTGCGTCGCCCGGCTCGTAGCGCAGGCCCGAGCCTTGCAAAGAAAGTTCAAGGTGGCGCACCTCGCGGGCGCTGTCGCGCGAGACGATGCGCTGGTTTTCCAGCACCTCGGCGGCGAACGGATTCTCGCGGTCGTGCAGCGCGCTGTTCACCGCGTGCAGCGCCACCGGGCGCACGTTCGCCATGGCCGGCGCACCCAACGCCTCGCGCGCCTTGGCCAGCACACCCTCGCTCCAGCTCGCACTGGGCGCCTCGAAATCCACATCGGCCTCACCGAGTTCGGCGAAACGCTGCGCACCCAGCTCGGCGAAGCGCGTATCGAGCCGGCGGCTCACCGCGCAATACTGCGGGTAGCTGGAATCGCCCAGGCCCAGCACGGCGAACTTCAGCTGCGGCAGCTTCGGCGCACGCTTGCCGCTCAGGAACTCGACGAAGCCCAGCGCGTCGTCCGGCGGATCACCGTCGCCCTGGCTGCTGATAACCAGCGCCAGGTGCCGCTCCTGCGCCAGTTCGCGCACGGCATAGGCGCCGGTGCGCAGGATGCGCACGCTCAGCCCCGCCGCGGTGGCGCGCTCGGCCAGCCGCTCGGCGACCCGGCGCGAGTTGCCGGTCTGGCTGCCGTAGAGCACGGTCAGCCGCTCGGTCGCCGCTGCGTTCGGCGCTTCGGCTGCCGGCGTGATGGCCGGCAGCGCGACGCGCGTGGCCTGCGCCGCGAGCGCGGCACTCCACGCCGAAATCCAGTACAGGTCCGCCGGCGGCAGGCCTTCGGTCAACCGGTGCAGCAGCGTCAGCCGTTCCGCGGCCAGGCCGGGCGTCGGCAATATCGGTCGGGTGGCAGCGCTCACGGCCTTTCCTTTTGGACGTCCATACGTCTTGGCGGCCATGCTAATTCCGCGTTCTTGCGACCTGAAAACACTTGTGGGCATGTGCTTATGCGGGCCGCTCATTTCCGGTGCGCCGGTGCGCGTGCTGACATCCCCGAACCACCTCGCTGCGAGTGCCGATGAGCGCCCTGCCGGAATTCCTCACCTTCACTCTCGTGGGTGTCCTCGCACAACTGGTGGACGGCGCGCTGGGCATGGCCTACGGCGTGACCTCGGCCGGACTGCTGCTGGGCCTGGGCATGCCGCCGGTGATGGCCAGCGCCAGCGTGCACTACGCCGAAACCTTCACCTGCGGCGCCTCGGGGCTCAGCCACCTCGCGGCCGGCAACGTGCGGCGGCGGCTGTTCCTCGCGCTGGCGATTCCCGGCGTGATCGGCGCCCTGCTCGGCGTGTGGCTGGCCGTGCACCTGCCTGCGCAGTGGATGCGCATCGCGCTGACGCCCTACCTGCTTGGCATGGGCCTGTTCCTGCTGCTGCGCGGCGCGCGGCGCCCCGGCGAGCGCACCGACCCGCCGCGCGGCACGCCGATCCTGGGGGCGGCGGCCGGTTTCCTGGACGCGGTCGGCGGCGGCGGCTGGAGCGCGCTCACCGCCACCACCCTGCTCGCCCGCGGCCTGCAGCCGCGCGTGGTGATCGGCAGCGTGCACCTCGCCAAGTGCGTGGTAAGCATCGCCGCCAGCGTCGCGTTCCTGTTCGGCATCGGTGCCGGCCACGTCACAGCCGTGCTCGGCCTGATCGCCGGCGGCATCCTCGCCGCGCCGTTCGGCGCGTTCTTCA encodes the following:
- the cysG gene encoding siroheme synthase CysG, which translates into the protein MPAMKLYPLFADLSRRAVLVVGGGAVAERKAAALLAAGAQVTVGAPELTPQLQRWARQGRIAHRAGEFAPGWLDYVWLVVAATADRALNARVAELAGLQRIFVNVVDDAELSSFQVPAVIDRAPLVVAISSGGAAPMLARLVRERLETLLDHSLGPLATLAARLRKRIRRRHPDLAARRRFYTALFDGPVAALLRSGQPKQAAEAAEQALLVAPAAATGSVVLVGAGPGDPGLLTLRGLRALNEADVILHDRLVSAEVLELARRDAERIEVGKQAGKHHATQDEIHALLLEHAKAGRRVVRLKGGDPFVFGRGGEELEFLREHGIPYEVVPGVTAALACAAHAGVPLTHRDHAQSVRFVTAHCRDSLDTLDWRALAQERQTLAVYMGVAGLDSLRERLLAHGRAASTPFALVENGTRANQRVVTGTLANLPERAAAHAVHSPALLILGEVAALADRLAWFGAAPLGGAVAAVRQLKRPLPPQEAAIPLRRLA
- a CDS encoding LysR substrate-binding domain-containing protein, with translation MTLTQLRYLVAIADCRLNITAAAEHVHATQPGVSKQLKQLEDELGLQLFIRKGKSLDTITDAGVRVIERARLILAEALNIRSIAANLRNEAHGELRIATTHTQARFALPGSIAALNRRYPQVSVHLQPSGDAEVLALLESGRVDLAVVSTSGAAPAGGVALPAYRWSRVVLAPQDHPLATLGRTPTLAELAAQPLVSYDSSKRPESSLRRVFAAAGLTPQIAMTAADADLIKTYVRAGLGIGVLAEMALQPGEDTDLRVIQADALLPLCTTWIVLRKDSVLRDYTLEWIAQFAPHLDRNDVRRLLTLGIVPETPPRVPHWRERQAVA
- a CDS encoding phosphoadenylyl-sulfate reductase; its protein translation is MSAPVLPADGNGTEALLALNHWLAGCDAEARVRWMLAHVPGAHALSSSFGAQAAVSLHLLASQAPDIPVILIDTGYLFPETYQFVDTLSERLALNLKVYRPIIGRAWAEARYGKLWEQGIDGLDRYNRIRKVEPMQRALAELGVHGWFAGLRRDQSRSRRAIDYVEWRPAASGAGRWKLHPIADWTDRDVGRYLQQHALPYHPLWEQGYISIGDTHTTQRWEPGMDAEDTRFFGLKRECGLHELP
- the cysI gene encoding assimilatory sulfite reductase (NADPH) hemoprotein subunit, whose translation is MPSHLEHIKTASRFLRGSIAEGLADPATGAISEDDNKLLKFHGSYQQDDRDIRDERRRQKLEPAYAFMVRARLPGGVMTPAQWLAFDRIASDYASSGLRITTRQTFQWHGIIKRNLKPTIAAIDAALASTIAACGDVNRNVVCNTNPVQSQAHAAAYDWAARLSEHLKPKTRAYHELWLDGEKLVGEAAAAENEPLYGPTYLPRKFKIGLAIPPLNDIDVFAQDLGLIAILEQGELAGFNVAIGGGMGATHGDPTTYPRLADVIGFVPPERLLTLAEAAIAVQRDWGDREERKHARFKYTVDTHGLDKVKAEIEQRAGFALEPARPFRFDHNGDRYGWIEGHDGRWHLTLQVESGRLLDGDEVRWLSGMREIAHVHTGDIRLTCNQNLIVANVTATDRARIDAIVAAHGMGGYHRYSGIRRHAIACVALPTCGLAMAESERYLPQLLPKLESLLDTHGLLDTPILLRLSGCPNGCSRPYLGEIALVGRAIGRYDLRLGADFRGQRLNQVYRENVDEAAILEALDRLFARYAGERALGEHFGDFLLRTGVLAEPRRIPMAVLA
- a CDS encoding assimilatory sulfite reductase (NADPH) flavoprotein subunit, giving the protein MSAATRPILPTPGLAAERLTLLHRLTEGLPPADLYWISAWSAALAAQATRVALPAITPAAEAPNAAATERLTVLYGSQTGNSRRVAERLAERATAAGLSVRILRTGAYAVRELAQERHLALVISSQGDGDPPDDALGFVEFLSGKRAPKLPQLKFAVLGLGDSSYPQYCAVSRRLDTRFAELGAQRFAELGEADVDFEAPSASWSEGVLAKAREALGAPAMANVRPVALHAVNSALHDRENPFAAEVLENQRIVSRDSAREVRHLELSLQGSGLRYEPGDALGVWPRNPPVLVDAWLRELRLDGEQEVAHDGRRLPLRRWLSHERELTRLSRPLLAAHAAASGDADLARVLEPEQREALARLLDTDQPIDLLRRHPVGWNAEQLVAALRPLTPRLYSIASSPKAVGEDEVHLTVGVVDYHAHGSAHLGAASAFLAAAGDETRVPVFVEANERFRLPADPSRDIIMIGPGTGVAPFRAFVQERQAVGAAGRNWLFFGNRHFAQDFLYQTEWQQALKDGALHRLDLAFSRDGVSKVYVQDRIREHGRELYARLREGAYLYVCGDATHMAKDVHEALVELAVAHGGLSAEDARAWLTELLQEGRYARDVY
- a CDS encoding sulfite exporter TauE/SafE family protein, whose translation is MSALPEFLTFTLVGVLAQLVDGALGMAYGVTSAGLLLGLGMPPVMASASVHYAETFTCGASGLSHLAAGNVRRRLFLALAIPGVIGALLGVWLAVHLPAQWMRIALTPYLLGMGLFLLLRGARRPGERTDPPRGTPILGAAAGFLDAVGGGGWSALTATTLLARGLQPRVVIGSVHLAKCVVSIAASVAFLFGIGAGHVTAVLGLIAGGILAAPFGAFFIRRIPARAATVLAGLAVLALGINNAVRVLH